CCTGCTGCCCCGGATTCACCGCGCCAACCTGTCGGCCACGCTGCCGGGCGGTGAAACCCTGACCGACGCCCTGACAAGGCGTGACCTGCTCGACCTGCGCCTGAGGGTGTTGCGCCGCGCCGCCCTGACCGCCTCTGAACGCCCCACCCGCTACAGCACCAGCGAAGTGCGTATTCTCCCCACCCTGCCCGCCCGGGTGCTGCAAACGCAGGTGGACGCACTGGCCAAAGCCCGCCGCGAACTGGAAGCCCAGATTCAGCAGACCAACTGGTTGACGGACCTGCCCGCTTAGGCGCACAGTGCAGAGTGGAGAGGCCCACAGGGCGAGCGGAAGCCCCCCTCGCAACAGGGTTACGTTGCAACCTCCCTGAGGCACTGGGGCAAGTGTCACCCCTCTCACCGGGCACGCCCAGCACCCCTCACGCCTGACCTTGAACGCGTCACCCCTCACCACCACGCTTCGGCGTCCGGTGAGCCTCTTCACCCCGCCTGATTCTCTGACGAGCAGGCGGGGCTGTTTTGGCCTTCAGGCCGGTGCCGGGTGCGGGGCTTAGGCCTGTGCCGTGCCCTCTACCGCCGCCAGAAACCCCTTAGGGTCGTCTACATGCAGGCTGAGCTGGGGGGCCGTTTTCGTCATCCCGTAGGGCCCCAGCACGCGCACCGGCTGCGCGAAGGTCAGCACCACGTTCGGTTTCACCCCCACGGCGATGGTGGGCACAGCAGCGTCTTGGCCGGCCGCAAAGGCGCGGGCCGATTGCACGTTGACCAGCGGCGTGCTGGCGGTCCAGTGCAGCCCGGTGCGCAGGTACAGGCGGCGGTGGGTGACCGTCAGGGGGCGGCGCGCCAGCGCGCGGGTGTAGGCCAGCAGCCACCCGGCGCCCAGCGCGTTCGCGGCCAGATGCAGGGCCGCCGCCGTGGGCGAGTGCGGCGCCAGCACAAAGTGAACCGGCAGGCTTTCCAGGGCGGTGTAAAACAGCAGCAGCGTCACCGTGGCGGGCACCGACGAGCCGCGCTGGGTGCCGAAGTGCTGGCCTTCGGGAAGGGCCGGGCGGCGCCACAGGTGGGGCCACAGCAGGGCGTCGTAGCTCAGCAGCCGGGCCATGCGGGGCGAGGGCAGCGCGCGGGCCAGCAAGGCCTCGGCGCGCTCCACATCGTCGAGTTCGGCAAAGCCTTCAGGAAGGGGCCGCCGCAGGCCCCGCAGGCCCAGGGCCGCGCCCGCCACCAGCGCCGCCACGCCCAGCCCCCACCAATCCCGCACCAGCGGCACGCACAGGGCCAGCACGAGTGCGCCGCGCAGGCCCAGCAGCAGGGCGCGGGGCCAGTGGCGCTCCTGGCGTGGCGACGCGGCCCATACCAGCAGGGCGGTGGTCAGGGTGGCGTCGAACAGCGCGGCGCCGGCCAGCAGCGTGCGGCCCTGAGGCGTGGCATACGGCAGCAGGGCCAGGGCCGTGACCGCAGCCAGCAGCGGCACCAGCCAGGAAAGACGAATGTGGGGCGGGGGCAGAACAGGGCGGCTGAGCATGACGGGAGCACCTCCGGCGAAATTGTGGTGCCTGCACAGTAGGGAAAAGGGCGCCGCCGAATGTCCTGCCTGTCGGGGCCAGGCCTTCAGAGCTTAGCCGTCAGAGCCTGGCCCTCAGCCCCCGCTGCCCTCCCCTTCCCCGTGGGCGTCTTTGAGCTTGCGCCAGCGCTCCGCCACGCGCGCTTCCCAGCCCTCGCCGGTGGGGGCGTACAGGTTCAGTTGCACGCCGTCGGGCAGGTAGGACTGGGCAAACGACCCTTCCGGGTCGTCGAAGTAGTAGGCGTAGGCCTGCCCGTAGCCCTGCTGCCGCATCAGGGCGGTGGGCGCGTTGCGCAGGTGCAGGGGCACCGGCAGGCTTTCGCCCTCGCGCACGGCCTTCAGGGCCTCGCCCCAGGCCACGTACACGCTGTTGCTTTTGGGCGCCAGGGCGAGGTACACCACCGCCTGCGCCAGCGCCAGATCACCTTCGGGGTGGCCCAGAAAATCGGCGGTGTCGTGGGCGGCCACCGCCAGCCGCAGGGCCTGGGGATCGGCCAGCCCAATGTCCTCGGCGGCCATGCGGATGATGCGCCGGGCAATGTAGCGGGGATCGGCGCCGCCCTCCACCATGCGGGCCAGCCAGTACAGGCTGGCGTCCACATGGCTGGCCCGCACGCTCTTGTGCAGCGCGGAAATCAGGTTGTAAAAATCCTCGCCGTTCTTGTCCATCTGCGGCAGGTGGCGCCCGAAGGCCTCGGTGATCGCTTCTGGGGTCACCGGGTTGGCCAGGGTGGCGGCCACCTCCAGGGTGCTCAGGGCGCGCCGGGCGTCGCCCTCGGCCAGGCGGGCCAGCAGATCCAGGGCCTCGGGCTGGGCCGTAACCCCGCTCAAGCCCCGTTCGTCGCTCAGGGCGCGCTCCAGCAAGCCGCGCACCTCCTCGGGGCTCAGGGCCTGCAGCACCAGCGTGCGGGCGCGCGAGCGCAGCGCCGGGTTCACCTCAAACGACGGGTTTTCCGTGGTGGCACCGATCAGGGTCAGCAGCCCCGACTCCACATGCGGCAGCAGGGCGTCCTGCTGGGCCTTGTTGAAACGGTGGATTTCATCCAGAAACAGCACGGTGCGCAGGCCCCGGGCGCGCTGGCGCTCGGCCTCGGCCACGGCGTCGCGCACGTCCTTGACCCCGGCACTCACCGCCGACAGGGCGATGAAATGCGCGCCCACCTCGCCCGCCAGCAGCCGCGCCAGGGTGGTTTTGCCCACGCCGGGCGGGCCCCACAGAATCAGGCTGCCCAGGCGCCCGCCCTGCAGCACGCGGGTCAGCGGTTTGCCGGGCCCCAGCAGGTGGGTCTGCCCCGCCACCTCGGCCACCGAGCGGGGGCGCAGGCGCTCGGCCAGGGGGGCAGGCGGATCAAACAGCGTCACAGGCGCCAGCATACGGGCCGAGCCGGCCCCGCGTGGACCGTGATTTTCTTTAGGGAGCCGCTCCGGTGCCCCCAGACCGCGCCAGAATGCGGGCATGGACGAGACAACCCTGCGGCATCAGGTGGCGTTGACGGGCTTTGCGCCCGGGGTACAGGTGCAGCACGTGCCCGGCCCGGGGCTGGTGCTGCGCGCCACCGACGGCATGGGGCGCGGCCTGGAAGTGCAACTGACCGACGAGGCCGCGCGCCTGTACGGCGAGGGCCCGGCGGTGTCGGTCACCCTGGAACGGCTGAAGCAAGCCGCCGAGGCGGGGCTGCCGGAGGCGCGGCCGGACGGCAGCTTTGAGCGGCTGGTGTTCGTGGGGGACTGAAGGGCCATGGGCCATGGGCTATGGGCCGTGAGCCATGGGGAAAGACACCTTGCCCCTTCCTGCGGTAGAGGACCTTCCATACGGGGAGCGGGGCAACCGGTCAAGACCTGCTGTTCCAGGAACCCGCGCGTCTGGGCTCAGACCTCATAGCCCATGGCCCATAGCTCATGGCTCGTGCCCCCTCTGCCCCCACAGCCACGCGCGGGCATACTCGCCCGGCTGACCGCGCAGGGCGGGCAGCGCGTCGGGGGCGAAAAACGCCAGTTCGACGCCCTCCACGCCGTCGGGGACGGGGGTGCCGTGCCACGCATCCACGCGGTAGATGGCGGTATAAAAATGCGCCTGATCGCCGTTCGGCACCGTGCGCAGCGGCGTGGTCAGCAGGTCCAGCAGGGTCGCAGCCTGCACGGTCAGGGCGGTTTCCTCCCAGACCTCGCGCTGCAGGGTGACCAGGGGCGGCTCGCCCAGTTCGCACAGGCCGCCGGGCAGGGCCCACACGTCGCGCCCGGCCAGCCGCTGCAGCAGCAAACGGCCCTGGGCATCCCGGATCAGGCCGCACGCGCCCATCAGGTTGACCGGACGGTGGCCGATCAGGGCGCGCAGGTCGGCGATGTAGTCAGGCATTGGGACGCAGTGTAGCGGCGCCCCTGCCGTGGGCGGGCCGCAGGTGCCGGGCCATTGAAGTACCTCGCCCCTCCCCCATGCCAACGTTTCAGGACAGCGCAGAAACGTTTCCATTCTCGGGGCGAGGCACTTTTTTCGGTTCTCGCTCTGCGACGCCGCTGTTCCAGCCCGCTCGGTTGATCTCAAGATCAACAGCGAGCGACTGAGAAGGGGCCATTTCAAAGGGGTGGGTTTCTCTTGAAATCCGCGCCGGGCACAATGCCCCCATGCCCGAACCCCAGGCCACCCTCCAGATCACCACCCCCGCGCAGGCGGCGGCGCTGCTGGACTTCACGTATGGGGCCCGCCTTCTGGAACAGTTTCTGAGCCCCTGCACCGCCAGCCAGGCGGCCCGCGCGCTGGGCGAACCCGCCAACCGCGTGGCCTACCACGTGGGCAAGCTGGCGCGCACGGGCCTGCTGCACGCCGATGGTCGCCAGGGCAAGGGCACGCTGTACCGCGCCGCCGCCCAGACGTTTCAGGTGCCGCGCGACCTGGTGCGGATGGACGAACCCCTGACGCTGATTGAACCGGTGATGCGCGAGATCACGGGCGCCTATGCCCGCGCGGTGCTGGGCTGGCAGACGCGACAGGACCTGGGAGCCCCACTCGGGGACACCCACCTGACGGTGAGTCTGGGGGCCACACCCGCAGCGGGCGAGCCTGCGCCAGCGGGCCCCTATCCCCCGGCCATGCGCCTGCGGGCCGTCCGGCTGACCCCGGAGCAGTACCGGCAGGTACAGGCAGCCCTGGACCAGTTGCTGAACGAACTGGAGGATGGCCCCGCACCGGACCCCGCCCAGCCGGCCACATTTGTCCTGATGAGTTTTCCCGGCCACCTGCACGGGCCCTGAGGACCGGGCCAACGCTCTCTTCCACGCCACCACACCCCACATTCAGGCCAGCCGCCCCGGCCTGGCCCAGGAGGCCCTATGTCGCAGCCGACCCCCCTGCCCGCCCCCGCCCACTCGCCCCGCCTGCGCGCTGGCCTTCGCCTGGAGCCCTACGACGCCCGCACCGCCCCGGACGCGCTGGTGGAGGCGCTGGCGGTCTTTGCCACCGCCCAGCTGCACGAACGGCAGCCGGATGATCCGGCCATTCAGCCCGGGCAGCTGGCTGCGCAGCTGCGCCATCTGCCCCCGTTCGTGAACCTTCCCGCCTGGGCCGTGTGGGACGGCGGACGCGTGGTGGCCGAGGCGAACGTGGCCCTGGTGAACCTGGACCAGAACCGGCATCTGGCGCAGGTGAACCTGGGGGTGCTGGCCCCCTACCGCCGCCAGGGCCTGGGCCGCGCCCTGCTGGCGCAGGTGACGGAGGCCGCCCACGAGGCTGACCGCCGGCTGCTGCTGCTGGGCAGCCACGCCCGGGTGCCTGCAGGCGAGGCGGCCCTGCGCCGCGCTGGGGCCACCCCGGGCCTGAGCGCGCAGGTGAACCAGCTGGCGCTGGCAGACCTGTCGCATGAACAGCTGGCGCAGTGGGCCGCCCAGGGGGAAGCGCGCGCCCAGGGCCACCGACTGGAGCTGTGGGAAGGCGAAGTGCCCGAGGCTGACATCGCCGCCTTTGCCGAGCTGACCCAGGTGATGAACGACCAGCCGCTGGGCGACCTGGACGTGGAAGACAGCACACTGAGCACCGAGCAGTTCCGCGAGGTGGAGGCGCACTTTCAGGCCTCGGGGCGCCAGCGCGTGCTGGTGGTGGCCCGGCGACCGAACGACGGCGGCCTCGAGGGCTTTACCGAACTGACATGGCACCCGGCGCGGCCGACCCTGCTGGCCCAAGGCGCCACCGGGGTGCGGCCCGAGGCGCGGGGCCTGGGGCTGGGCCGCTGGCTGAAAGCCGCTGCCCTGCAGCGCGCCCTGGCCCGCAACCCGGAGGCCCGCTTTGTGCGCACCGAAAACGCTGACAGCAACGCGGCCATGCGCCGGATCAACGAGGAGATGGGCTTCCGGCCCTACTCGACCACCACCCTCTGGCAACTGGAGGTGCCCCAGGCGCAGGCGTATCTGGCCGGGGCAGCGGGGCGCTAAGTATCTCGCGGTTGATCTAAAGATCAACCAAGCGGACTGGAACAGCTGCGCCGCAGAGCGAGGAGCGAAAAAAGGACCTCACACCGGGAATGGAAACGTTTCGGTGCTCTTCTTCAACGTTGATGAGGTGAGGGGCAAGGTCCCCAGCTAGGGTAAGCGGGGCGGCCAGGATCTTCCCGGCCGCCCCGCTTCCCCTGCCCGCTCAGGTTTCGTAGGTGCGCGCCACGCTGGTCAGGACGCTGCGGTATTCGCCCGACGTGATCAGGCCCATGGCCATGGCATGGCTGGCGGCGTTCAGGCTGTCGGCGGCCAGCACGAGGTCCACCCCGGCCTTGCGCACCTCCTCGCGCAGCTTCAGCACACCCTCGTCGCGGCTGGCTTCGGTCACGTCGCGGATATACACGGCCAGCACGCGGCTGGGATGGCGGTGGACCACCTCGGCGTAGATTTCGGGGTCCTTTTCGCCGCTGTCGCCCACCAGCACAAAGGGCAGTTCTGGAAAGCGCTCGAAAATCCGCTCAATGACGGTGTGCTTGTGCCCGCCGTGCCCGCCCAGCAGGTCCATGCCCCAGTTGCGCAGGAACATGGGCCCCAGCGGAATGCGGCGGTAGTCCAGAAACTGCCACAGCAGATCGAACAGGTTCCACGGGCTGCTGGACACGTAAAAGATGGGATTGCGGGCCTCGCCGTCGCGGGTGAGCGCGCGGTACAGGGCCCCCACGCCCGGGAACGGCAGGCGGGTACGGGCGTTGCCGGTGAGCACGGTGCTCAGCATGCGCGGCAGGCTGGTCACGTCCGACTTGAGCACGGTGTCGTCCAGGTCGCTGATCACGCCAAAGCGCGCCGCCGAGACCACCTGCACTCGGGCCACGGCGCTCACCTCGCGGCCCTCCATCTTCAGGCTCACCTGATGCCAGCCGCCCCCCAGCGGCGAACTGGGCGTGAAGTTCAGGGTGAAATAGCCGTCGCTGTCGCTGACCGCACTGACCGTGACCCCGTCCAGGGTACCCATCACCTTGACCCCGGCCACCTCGCGCGAGAGCAGGCGGCGCAGCATGTTGCGGGCGTTCTGCCAGCGGCGGTCGCCCTTGCGCGCCGGGGCCAGGGTGCGAGGCAGCAGCACGCGCCCGGTCAGCTCCACGTGCTGCGGGGTGCCCCAGCCCACGTAGGGCTGCAGAATCAGCTTGCCGCGCGCCCGGCGGGGCTGCACGTAGCCGCTAAAGGCCCGGTCCACGATCAGCACCGCCCGTTCCAGCGACGGCTGAATGGTCTTGAAAGCGGTCTTGACCAGATTCACCCGCCCAGTCTAAGCGGCGCCTGCCCCCGGTCGCGTAAAGGCCACCTTGCGCCTTTGTTCAAACCAGGGCTGAGGTCAGCGCCGCGCGGCGTCTGAGGCGCCACTGTGGTCGTAGCGGCGCCAGATCAGGCGCTGCACCACCCAGTCGCCCAGGGCCGGAAAGTGGCGCTCCAGCCACACCAGCGCGCGGTAGGGCGCGGGCACAACCGTTTCGGCACGCGGGCGCAGCAGCACGGCCGCCACAGCGCGCGCCACCACCTCGGGGCCCGGCATGGGCAGGCGGGCGCGGGCGGTCATCTCGCTTTTCACGAAGCCCGGCGCCACCAGACTGACGTGCACGCCGCTGCCCAGCAGTTCGCGCCGCAGGGCCAGCGAAAAGCCGCGCAGCCCGAATTTGCTGGCCGAATAGATGCCGTTGGTGGCCGCCAGCCCCGCCACCGAGCCGATGTTCACAATGTGCCCGCTGCCCTGGGCACGCAGGGCGGGCAGCACCAGCCGCGTGAGTTCAACTGGCGCTTCGAGATTCACCCGCAGCACCCGGAGGGGGTCGGCATCGTTCCACCACCAGCCGCGCTCCACGGTGACCCCGGCGTTGTTCACCAGCACGTCAATCCGGCCAAAGTGGGCCTGGGCAGCGGCCAGCAGCGCGCGGCGCGAGGCGTCGTCGGTGACGTCGGTGGGTACGGCAATCACCCGCGCGCCGGACGGGTCCAGGCGGCGGGCCAGGGCGTGCAGCTCGTCAGTGCGGCGGGCGGCCAGCACCAGGGCGTAGCCCAGATCGGCCAGTTCCTCGGCCGTGGCCCGGCCAATGCCGCTGGACGCCCCGGTAAGCACCACCACGGGGCGCGCAGTGGGATGGCTGGGGAGGACGGGCGCCGCAGAAGCGTTCATACGGGTGATGGTAGCCCCAACGCAGCAGCCAGAGGGGTGGACCGGGGCGCCCAGGAACCGGAAGCGGTCCCTTCCCTGCCGCCAGCGCCGCTGTTTTGTCCGTTCTTCACTTACAGCGGCGGCCCGTTCCGCCCTGGGGTCAAAACGCGGCCTCTCTCCTCCCCGCTGTCCTGAGCAGACACCGCCCAGGGTCGCTCAGCGCTTAAGAGGCGCTCTGGGTGCCGCTCAGGTCGGCGTCAGATGGGGGCGGCACACTGCACGGATGACCCCCCGATTGCTCGCCCGCACGCTGCTGGGCGCGGCCCTGCTGGGTTCGGCCGCCCCCGCGCAGGACCTCACGCTGCCGGAACTCAGCCCGCTGCCAGCCGCCCCCCGGTCCAGCGCCCCACTGGTGCCGCTGCCGGCCAGCACGGCCTCAACGACCCCCACCCCTAGCCCCACGGCCGCCAGCGCCGCAACGCCCAGCGATCCCCTGTATGCGCGGCAGTGGAACCTCAGCGCGGTCCGGCTGCCGCAGGCCTGGGCGCTGCTGCCCGGCACCGGCACTGGCGCCCGGGGCGCCCCGGTGACCGTGGCTGTGCTGGACACCGGCTACGTGCCCAGCCCCGAACTGGGCGCGCGGGCCATCAATGGCTACGACTTCGTGAGCAGCCCGGCCCGTGCGGGTGACGGCAATGGCCGCGACCCGGAGGCTCACGCGGTGGGCGAGTTCGCCTACCACAGCGAGATCATCGCCAACCTGATTGGCGCGGCGCACGATGGGCGGGGCATGGCGGGCATCAATCCGCAGGCACGGGTGGTCCATGTGCGGGTGGCAGCGGTGGACGGCACCATTGAGGTCCCGGATCTGGTGGACGGCCTGAAATGGGCCGCTGGCCTGAGCGTCCCGGGCGTGCCCGCCAACCCCAACCCAGCGCGAATTCTGAACCTCAGCCTGTACGCCGACTTTATTCCCCTGACCGGCTGCGACGCGCGGGTGCAGGCGGCGGTGGACGCCGTGACCGCCAAGGGCGCACTGGTGATTGCCGGCGCCGCCAACGACGGCCGGGACGCGGGCGGCTATTCCCCGGCCGGCTGCCGCAACGTGCTGACCGTGACCAGCGTGAACGCCGCCGGACAGCGCCCGGGCTACGCCAACTGGGGCCGCACGGTGGCCCTGGCCGCGCCGGGGGGCGACCCCACGCAGGGCATTGTGGCCAGCAGCGCTGCGGGCCCGGGCGGCGAGCGCAGCCCCAACGGCACCAGCTTCGCCGCGCCCCACGCCGCCGGGGTGGCCAGCCTGCTTCTGGGGGTACGCCCTGGCCTGAGCCCGGCCCTGCTGCGCTCGTACCTGACCCGCAGCGCCGCGCTATTCCCCGGGGGTCGCTGCGACCCCCAGCCCGAGCGCACCTGCGGCGCCGGCCTGCTGAATGCCGAAGGGGCTTTGAAGCTGGCCCTGGCCTCCAGCCTGGGGAAGTGAGGGCGGGGGCGTAAAGGGAGCACCGGGGCGCTGATCCGTTCTTGGGGGCGCAGGCAAGGGTGTTCTCTTGCCTTTGACCTGTGCTGGGAATCCACCTGGACTGCTGGTGTCTCCACGAGCGGGGGGAGGAAAACAAGATTGGGTCAAAGGCTGGAGTTGCTTCCCCCTCTTCTACGAAGCTCTTCAAGCCCCAGCGTGCCACATAAAAGGGAGGCGCAAGAGTGCCGCTCTCGTCAAGCCGCCCTGGCCAGGACGTAACGCTGTCGGTATCCGGGTCTTCTTGACCACTGCGCTGGGGAACGCGCCCGCTTCTCCGTGAAAACCGAACCACCCATCGCCCACAGCAAAGCCGCGCCCCACTTCCGGGGCGCGGCGCTCGTCTCTTTCGGCAGGTCTACAGATCGTCGTCCAGCTCGCCAGCGTCCAGGCCCTGGTCGGGGGCGCCGGCCTGGGCGGGGGTGCTCTGCGGGCGCACGAAGCGCATGTAGTCCAGCCAGGGCGGGGTGTGGCCCAACTGGCGGATCATCAGGGCAATCTGGGCGGTGTGGCGGACCTCGTGGGTCATCACGTTCCACAGCAGCTGGTCCAGGGTCACGGTGTCGCTGGCGGGGTCGTCCTGAACCAGCTTCACGCTGCGGTCCAGGTCCGGGTCGCTGTCCAGCAGGGCCTGGGTGCGCCGGGTGACTTCGCGGCTGTAGTCCAGAATCCAGTTCAGGTCGTACTGCTGCGCGCGCGGCTGCACCCAGTCGTGCGGGTACTGGCCCTGCACGCCGTCGCCCAGGGCAATGCCGTGCACCCAGTGGTCTTCCACATCGGTTACGTGCAGCAGCAGGTCCTTGATGCAATGAAACCGGTCGCCGGTCTCAATGAGGTTCCGGTCCAGGTCCGCTGCCGGCAGGGCGCGCAGGAAGTTCCACAGCTGCTCCCGCGCAGCCGTCAAGTAGGCGTAGTACTCGCGCACGTTCATGAATGACCCACAGCATACCCCGCCGCGCCGCCCCCCGGCGCCACTTGCCTGCCTTGCGGGTCTTCCAGCAGCGGCGAGAGGGCCGCCCTGACGTCCTGCACGGTCACCACGTTCACCAGGGCGTCACGCAATTCGGGGAAATCCGGCAGGTAGGCCGGCAGCACCTTGCGCAGCGGGCGCAGGGTCAGGCGCCCCGTGGGGTCAGCGTAGAACTGTTCCTGCAGCTCGGCGTGGCGCAGGGCGGTGCGGGCGCGCTGGACGGGGCCGGGGCGCTCGTCCTGGCCGGTGGCCAGCGCGCGGAAGATCCACGGGTTGCCCACCGCGCCCCGCCCGATCATCACGGCGGCCACGCCTGTGCGCGCACGCCCCCGGGCCATTTCCGGGGTCGTCACGTCGCCGCTGCCCACCACAGGCACCTTCACGCCCGCCGCCACACGTGCAATGGCGTCCCAGTCGGCCTCGCCGGTATAGCGCTGGGCACTGGTGCGGCCATGCACCGTGATCAGGGCGGCGCCCGCCGCCTCCAGACCCTGGGCCACCTCCAGGCTGCGGTCATGGTCCCAGCCCAGACGAATCTTGGCGCTCACGTCCAGCGCGGTCGCACTCTTCATAGCGCGCACCAGTTCGTAGGCCACCTCGGGGGTCTGCAGCAGGCAGGCCCCGCCCCGGCCCCGAATCTTGGGGACCGGGCAGCCCATGTTCAGGTCCAGGGCCGCCGGGGTAAACCAGCGCTCGGCGCGGGCCACGGCCTCGGCCAGCACCTCACTGTCGGCGCCGAACAGCTGCACCACGCGCCCCTGCTCGCCGGCGTAGGGGCGGCCCAGGTTCAGTTTCTCGCTGTCGCCCCCCGAGACCAGCCCGCGCGCGCTGATCATCTCGCTGACCGTCCACAGCGCGCCCTGCTCGGCGGCCAGCTGGCGCATGGGGGCGTCGCTGTAGCCCGCCATGGGGGCCAGCACGGCGCCAGGGCGCGCGAGCTGACGGGCGTAAAAGTTCGGGGCGGCGATCATCTGCGCAGGGTAGCGCACCTGCCCCCCCTGTTCGGTGAAGTCAGCCTTGGGGCTCGGCTGTGGCGGAATTCACCGCGCCCGGCTGCAGGGGGCGTATGCTCGGCTCAGTCCGGCCACACTCACCTGTATGGTTTACCCGTCCCAGCCGGACTTCGGGGAGGCCCTTTGAACGTTACGCCGCTGGCGCTGCACCACGCGCCGCTGCTCCACCAGCTGTACGCCGCGTCGCCGGGGTATTTCGAGCTCCTCAGCACGCGCCTGCCCACCCTCAGCGAAGTGCAGCGGGACGTGGAGGTGGCCCTGTTGGACCCCCGCCGCAGCCTGGAACTGCTGCTTGACGAGCGCGGCGAGGTCATTGGCAGCCTCGACTGCAAACGCGATTTCCCGGAAAGCGGCGACCTGACCATCAACCTGCTGCTGATCCGCGAGGACCGCCAGTCGCAGGGCTGGGGCCGCCGCGCGGTGCGCCACCTGGAGGGCCGGGTGCCGCCGGGCACCACGCGCATCCTGGCCAGCGTACTGGGCGACAACCCGCGCGGCGCCCGCTTCTGGGAGCGCCTGGGCTTTACGTTTACCCTGGACGCCCGCCCGGTGATGACGTGGTACGCCCGCCCGGTGGGCACCCGGCCCCCCACCCCCCCGGTGGCCACCCCGCTGCGCGCCAGTCACGATTAGGTCTGGGGACTGCCCCGCCGCGTTCTCGCCTACACTCCAAAGGGTGATCGTCAAGTACGGCGGCAATGCCATGAAAAGTCTGGAGCTGCGCCGGGCCGTGGCTGGGGAAATCGCGGCCCTGCGCGCAGAACACGCGGTGGTGGTGGTCCACGGCGGTGGCCCGGTGATTGAGCAGGAGTTGGCCGCGCGCGGCGTGCCCAGCGAATTCCGGGGCGGCCTGCGCGTGACCTCGCCCCAGGCCATGCAGGTGGTGGAACTGGCGCTGTGTGGCCTGAACAAGCAGCTGAGCCAGGACGTGGGCCGCGCCGTGGGCCTGATGGGCCGCGACGACCGCCTGCTGCAGGCCGAACTGCTGGACCCCGAACTGGGCCGCGTGGGCCGCGTGACCGGCGTGAACGCCGCGCTGCTGCGCACCCTGCTGGGCGCCGGCCTGACCCCGGTGGTGGGCTGCGTGGCGGTGGACGAGGCAGGCGAGCCCCTGAACGTGAACGCCGATACGGCGGCCGGCGCGGTGGCAGGCGCCCTGGGCGACGGCATCGTGTTCCTGACCGATGTGGAGGGCGTGTACCGCGCCTACCCCGACCCCCAGAGCCTCGCCCCCCACCTGACCCGCGCCGAGGCCGAAGCTGGCATTGAGGCCGGCTGG
The window above is part of the Deinococcus aquaedulcis genome. Proteins encoded here:
- the argB gene encoding acetylglutamate kinase, whose translation is MIVKYGGNAMKSLELRRAVAGEIAALRAEHAVVVVHGGGPVIEQELAARGVPSEFRGGLRVTSPQAMQVVELALCGLNKQLSQDVGRAVGLMGRDDRLLQAELLDPELGRVGRVTGVNAALLRTLLGAGLTPVVGCVAVDEAGEPLNVNADTAAGAVAGALGDGIVFLTDVEGVYRAYPDPQSLAPHLTRAEAEAGIEAGWIAGGMIPKVRAALDALDRGAPFAVIASGMRAGVLAEAARGEAGTRLTP
- a CDS encoding GNAT family N-acetyltransferase — protein: MNVTPLALHHAPLLHQLYAASPGYFELLSTRLPTLSEVQRDVEVALLDPRRSLELLLDERGEVIGSLDCKRDFPESGDLTINLLLIREDRQSQGWGRRAVRHLEGRVPPGTTRILASVLGDNPRGARFWERLGFTFTLDARPVMTWYARPVGTRPPTPPVATPLRASHD
- a CDS encoding tRNA dihydrouridine synthase, translating into MIAAPNFYARQLARPGAVLAPMAGYSDAPMRQLAAEQGALWTVSEMISARGLVSGGDSEKLNLGRPYAGEQGRVVQLFGADSEVLAEAVARAERWFTPAALDLNMGCPVPKIRGRGGACLLQTPEVAYELVRAMKSATALDVSAKIRLGWDHDRSLEVAQGLEAAGAALITVHGRTSAQRYTGEADWDAIARVAAGVKVPVVGSGDVTTPEMARGRARTGVAAVMIGRGAVGNPWIFRALATGQDERPGPVQRARTALRHAELQEQFYADPTGRLTLRPLRKVLPAYLPDFPELRDALVNVVTVQDVRAALSPLLEDPQGRQVAPGGGAAGYAVGHS